From the Tripterygium wilfordii isolate XIE 37 chromosome 6, ASM1340144v1, whole genome shotgun sequence genome, one window contains:
- the LOC120000164 gene encoding probable E3 ubiquitin-protein ligase RHG1A isoform X1 encodes MQEQRERGTIGSLPEILEFSHGSTSGNPVVNQPICWNNIPSPVGNRMPNYMLAPNSDVAYVSAINQERQNLSGWSLGEPNFSGSQNEVSRGVQKRENELSSSATAHGGTVLRSAEWQCDPPNVLSLGSVNMNPLFLRSSNSDGLPQNLNLNADLGGNDHQASEFLNLNKSSGSVSEHIQLAGSSNSFLPPSGSGGYLVQENDDRPNCSLDGRRASCKRKALEGSVGQSSMDGSANYLQRTESSLWHVDSGRYNEGTSLSISSPPEQSNPRHCARASDTVSGSMVTGSAEGSRRNFRLRINPPNQQEPTPLTLPSTGNAVRYSSTSTSQQSSRLIPVDHSLDLRSASASDTAIFQSQSTVIRVPPMLQNVQPFGWNESSSSRAITSANAFVSNDRNTVRLGGVSSRSRARNIQEHPLFVPATELRSRNQTTRNLTDVHTNIPGNVRSTATASSSSGVHRLPAPHWGPHPHPHPASRNTRLLPEYVCQSLFSSVAADSGGQNNSLLHSAAPSSDERALPSGAVNHGHHRLNSRSMSWMERQGDGALGIPYPLRTLASAGEGRSRLVVSEQIRNVLDLMRRGENIRFEDVMLLNQSVIFGGADLHDRHRDMRLDVDNMSYEELLALEERIGDVSTGLSEEITLNQLKQRKFSPAVGIQQENEPCCVCQEEYNGGEDIGTLDCGHDFHAECIKEWLKHKNLCPICKTTGLAK; translated from the exons ATGCAAGAGCAAAGGGAAAGGGGTACTATTGGTTCCTTGCCAGAAATTCTGGAATTCAGCCATGGATCTACATCAGGTAATCCTGTTGTAAACCAGCCAATTTGCTGGAATAATATACCGAGTCCTGTTGGAAATCGTATGCCAAACTATATGCTAGCACCTAATTCGGATGTTGCATATGTGAGTGCTATTAATCAAGAACGACAAAACTTGAGTGGATGGAGCTTAGGTGAACCAAATTTCAGTGGCTCACAAAATGAGGTCAGTCGTGGTGTGCAGAAAAGGGAAAATGAATTGTCATCTTCAGCTACTGCTCATGGTGGGACTGTTCTAAGGTCGGCAGAATGGCAATGTGATCCACCTAATGTTCTTTCTCTGGGAAGTGTCAATATGAACCCTCTGTTTTTGCGCAGTTCCAATTCTGATGGACTTCCGCAGAATCTCAACTTAAATGCAGATTTGGGTGGTAATGATCATCAGGCTTCAGAATTTCTCAATCTAAATAAGTCTAGCGGATCAGTAAGTGAGCATATTCAACTTGCTGGCAGTTCCAATTCATTTCTGCCTCCCTCAGGAAGTGGTGGATATTTGGTTCAAGAAAATGATGACAGACCTAACTGTTCATTGGATGGTCGCCGTGCTTCCTGCAAAAGGAAGGCTCTTGAAGGAAGTGTTGGGCAGTCCTCTATGGATGGAAGTGCTAACTACCTTCAGCGTACAGAAAGCAGTTTATGGCATGTCGATTCCGGTCGCTATAATGAGGGAACCAGTTTGAGTATTTCTTCTCCTCCAGAACAATCAAACCCAAGACATTGTGCAAGAGCTTCTGACACTgtttctggttcaatggtgaCAGGAAGTGCTGAAGGCTCCCGCAGAAATTTCCGTCTCAGGATCAACCCTCCAAATCAGCAGGAACCTACCCCCCTCACATTACCTTCAAcagggaatgctgtgaggtatTCAAGTACTTCAACTTCCCAGCAATCTTCTAGACTTATTCCAGTTGATCACTCTTTGGACTTGAGGTCAGCTTCAGCCTCCGATACTGCTATCTTTCAGAGCCAGTCTACTGTAATCCGAGTTCCACCTATGCTGCAAAATGTGCAACCATTTGGGTGGAATGAAAGCTCCAGCTCTAGAGCAATTACTTCAGCAAATGCTTTTGTTTCCAACGATAGGAACACTGTTCGACTTGGGGGAGTGAGCTCAAGGAGTAGAGCCAGAAACATCCAGGAACATCCTTTGTTTGTTCCAGCAACTGAGTTGAGGAGTAGAAACCAAACAACTAGAAATTTAACTGATGTACATACAAATATTCCTGGTAATGTTCGTTCTACAGCTACGGCTAGCTCAAGTTCAGGTGTCCATCGGTTACCTGCTCCTCACTGGGGACctcatccccatccccatccagCTTCGAGAAATACAAGATTATTGCCAGAATATGTTTGTCAATCATTATTTTCTTCCGTAGCTGCTGACTCGGGAGGCCAAAATAACTCTTTACTACATTCTGCTGCCCCTTCCTCAGATGAGAGGGCACTTCCATCTGGGGCTGTTAACCATGGGCACCATCGCTTGAACTCAAGGTCAATGTCATGGATGGAGAGACAAGGTGATGGTGCACTTGGAATTCCCTATCCATTGCGTACTTTGGCTTCTGCCGGTGAAGGAAGAAGCAGGCTTGTTGTATCCGAG CAGATTCGAAATGTCTTGGATCTTATGCGCAGAGGCGAGAACATACGATTTGAG GATGTCATGCTTCTTAACCAATCGGTAATTTTTGGGGGTGCTGATCTCCATGATAGGCACAGGGATATGCGGCTTGATGTTGACAATATGTCCTATGAG GAATTATTAGCACTGGAGGAGCGCATTGGCGATGTGAGTACTGGACTGAGTGAAGAAATCACACTGAACCAACTGAAACAGCGCAAATTTTCTCCTGCTGTAGGTATTCAGCAGGAGAACGAGCCATGCTGCGTTTGCCAG GAGGAGTATAATGGCGGAGAAGATATTGGAACGTTGGATTGTGGACATGATTTTCATGCTGAATGTATCAAAGAGTGGCTGAAGCACAAGAATTTGTGCCCCATATGCAAAACAACGGGGCTGGCTAAATAA
- the LOC119999478 gene encoding subtilisin-like protease SBT3 codes for MSSCNLILYQILPLLLLLLLEVSIAVSENEDYQTYIIHMDHSQKPAYFSTHMSWHQSIVRSLSPQVDDKEDMMLYSYNHAMHGFSARLTSSQLSEIQKSPAHVATYKESFGKLYTTHSSEFLGLRNDIGLWPNASYGEGVIIGIIDTGIWPESESFRDKGMPPVPQKWKGLCENGTAFSPSLCNRKLIGARSFSKGLQAAGIKIDEEFDYNSPRDFDGHGTHTSSTAAGNHVLGVSHFGYARGTARGVAPRAHVAMYKVFFATDSLFSATSDVLAGMDQAIADGVDIMSLSLGFDNTPYFKDVIAIASLSAIEKGILVVCAAGNFASHNSTHNGAPWITTVGAGTLDRSFNARMTLENGISFEGISYYPESVYIQDALLYYGNTSRPKAVCANGALNTTEVRGKIVFCDSTHNDIFSQVQELRKKGALAGIFMTEFSILDSTEYSIPSIILPSGSGTLVRDYVTGVHEARVKNMQFVLTRLGTKPAPQVAFFSSRGPDPITPAILKPDILAPGVDILAAVAPNKPYMEIGHHELATDYALYSGTSMAAPHVAGVAALLKAVHPEWSPAAIQSSIMTTAYNLDNNGTTIRAQSLSNGIVYSTPLDFGAGHINPNKAMEPGLIYDMGFQDYVEFLCGLDYTKEQMSAVLRRSHWNCSQQPTDLNYPSFIAIYNNQSASSPKKFTRVVTNVGDDNAVYQAIVDAPTGMRIKIEPNTLKFTQKYQKQGFVVSVEIDKEAPKVVYGYLKWIDNRNHVVSSPIVAVYV; via the coding sequence ATGAGCTCCTGTAATCTGATTCTTTACCAAATACTGCCATTGCTGCTGTTGCTGTTATTGGAAGTCAGCATTGCAGTGTCAGAGAATGAAGATTATCAGACTTACATTATTCACATGGACCACTCCCAGAAGCCTGCATATTTCTCAACCCATATGTCATGGCACCAGTCCATCGTGAGATCATTGTCACCTCAGGTTGATGACAAAGAAGATATGATGCTCTACTCCTACAACCATGCCATGCATGGCTTCAGTGCTAGGCTCACATCTTCTCAACTATCTGAAATTCAGAAATCTCCAGCTCATGTTGCCACATATAAGGAATCTTTTGGGAAGCTCTATACCACTCACAGTTCTGAGTTTCTTGGACTGAGAAATGACATCGGCCTATGGCCTAATGCATCATATGGCGAAGGTGTAATCATAGGAATAATTGACACAGGTATTTGGCCTGAAAGCGAGAGCTTCAGAGACAAGGGGATGCCACCAGTGCCACAGAAATGGAAGGGCCTGTGTGAAAATGGCACAGCATTTAGTCCTTCTCTCTGCAATAGGAAGCTCATCGGGGCGCGCTCTTTTAGCAAAGGTCTCCAGGCTGCTGGCATAAAAATCGATGAAGAATTCGATTACAACTCACCACGAGACTTCGACGGTCATGGAACCCACACATCATCCACTGCCGCAGGGAATCATGTACTTGGTGTGAGTCACTTTGGATATGCAAGAGGCACGGCAAGAGGAGTAGCACCAAGAGCACATGTTGCCATGTACAAGGTCTTCTTCGCAACAGATTCTCTTTTTAGTGCAACGAGTGATGTCCTTGCTGGCATGGACCAAGCAATTGCGGATGGTGTGGATATCATGTCCTTGTCTCTTGGCTTTGATAATACTCCTTACTTCAAGGATGTCATTGCTATAGCTTCCCTTTCAGCAATTGAGAAAGGAATTTTGGTTGTTTGTGCGGCCGGTAACTTTGCATCACATAATTCAACACACAATGGAGCCCCTTGGATCACAACAGTGGGAGCTGGCACTCTTGATAGGAGTTTCAACGCTAGAATGACTCTAGAAAATGGGATCTCTTTTGAAGGAATCTCATATTATCCAGAAAGCGTATATATCCAAGATGCACTTCTGTACTATGGCAACACTTCTAGGCCTAAAGCAGTATGCGCTAATGGAGCACTAAATACAACTGAGGTGAGGGGAAAAATAGTATTTTGTGATAGCACCCACAACGACATTTTTTCACAAGTGCAGGAGCTTCGCAAGAAAGGTGCCCTTGCGGGAATATTCATGAcagaattttcaattttagaTTCAACAGAATACTCCATTCCGAGTATAATTCTACCATCTGGTTCTGGAACTCTGGTCAGAGATTATGTGACAGGGGTACATGAAGCAAGGGTGAAAAACATGCAATTTGTATTGACGAGGTTGGGAACCAAACCAGCACCTCAGGTGGCATTTTTCTCTTCAAGAGGCCCAGATCCGATCACCCCAGCCATACTAAAACCGGATATTCTTGCTCCAGGAGTCGATATTCTTGCAGCAGTTGCACCTAATAAGCCATACATGGAAATAGGGCACCATGAACTGGCAACAGACTACGCACTATACTCGGGCACATCAATGGCAGCACCACATGTTGCTGGAGTGGCAGCTTTATTGAAAGCTGTACACCCTGAATGGAGTCCGGCAGCCATACAATCATCTATAATGACCACAGCATATAACTTGGATAATAATGGCACAACAATCAGAGCCCAATCTCTTTCAAATGGCATTGTTTACAGTACGCCTCTAGATTTTGGGGCAGGCCACATCAACCCAAACAAAGCCATGGAGCCTGGACTAATCTATGACATGGGTTTCCAAGATTATGTCGAGTTCTTATGCGGCCTCGACTACACTAAAGAACAGATGAGTGCTGTACTTAGACGAAGTCACTGGAATTGCAGTCAACAACCAACCGACCTAAATTACCCTTCCTTTATTGCCATTTATAACAATCAATCAGCCTCATCACCAAAGAAGTTTACCAGGGTTGTCACAAATGTGGGCGATGACAATGCTGTTTACCAGGCAATTGTGGACGCTCCAACTGGAATGAGAATCAAGATAGAGCCCAATACTCTAAAGTTCACCCAGAAATATCAGAAGCAAGGTTTTGTTGTGAGTGTAGAGATTGATAAGGAAGCTCCAAAAGTCGTGTATGGTTATCTCAAATGGATTGATAATCGCAACCACGTAGTATCAAGTCCCATAGTGGCCGTCTACGTCTAG
- the LOC120000165 gene encoding transcription factor ALC-like — translation MADLYGTAFPSHPNPEEFSSFLHQLLHNSSSSSSSALPFNTKLVHSLSTPRKLPEAGDLVDHLRFRVAANRLESDGSVIHSSACVNNFLGAVPVGVVDSDANATSERKAVSMENSIGDLSCDSEKGPDATEGPSKLRNSSKRSRASDFHNLSEKRRRSRINEKMRALQNLIPNSNKTDKASMLDEAIEYLKQLQLQVQMLSMRNGPSLHPMCLPGVSQHLHGSTVGTGFDEGIGLLNTNVLDGTFSVNESFMRTALGLPSQCANPHPSTLISSVTHIPPSETVFE, via the exons ATGGCGGATCTCTACGGAACTGCTTTTCCTTCACATCCCAACCCCGAAGAATTCTCCTCTTTCCTCCACCAACTTCTCCACAAttcctcttcatcttcttcttctgcctTGCCTTTCAATACTAAACTCGTTCACTCATTATCTACTCCACGGAAGCTACCCGAGGCCGGAGATTTGGTGGATCATCTTCGGTTCAGGGTTGCGGCCAACCGTTTGGAGTCAGACGGATCGGTTATTCACTCTTCCGCCTGTGTAAATAATTTTCTTGGAGCCGTGCCTGTTGGAGTTGTGGATTCTGATGCAAACGCCACCTCGGAAAGGAAAGCGGTGTCGATGGAGAATAGTATTGGCGATTTAAGTTGCGACAGCGAG AAGGGCCCTGATGCGACAGAGGGGCCATCCAAGCTTCGGAACTCATCGAAGAGGAGCAGGGCTTCAGATTTTCATAATTTATCTGAAAAG AGGAGGAGGAGTAGAATTAATGAGAAAATGAGAGCCCTTCAGAACCTGATCCCAAATTCTAACAAG ACGGATAAGGCTTCGATGCTGGATGAGGCAATTGAATATCTGAAGCAGCTTCAGCTACAAGTGCAG ATGCTATCAATGAGAAATGGACCGAGTTTGCACCCTATGTGCTTGCCTGGAGTATCACAGCATTTGCACGGGTCTACAGTTGGAACTGGCTTTGATGAAGGAATTGGATTGTTGAATACCAATGTATTAGATGGCACATTTTCTGTAAATGAAAGCTTTATGCGAACAGCCCTTGGCCTTCCCAGCCAATGCGCAAATCCACATCCCTCTACTCTTATATCGTCAGTGACCCATATCCCCCCTTCAGAAACAGTTTTTGAGTGA
- the LOC120000164 gene encoding probable E3 ubiquitin-protein ligase RHG1A isoform X2: MQEQRERGTIGSLPEILEFSHGSTSGNPVVNQPICWNNIPSPVGNRMPNYMLAPNSDVAYVSAINQERQNLSGWSLGEPNFSGSQNEVSRGVQKRENELSSSATAHGGTVLRSAEWQCDPPNVLSLGSVNMNPLFLRSSNSDGLPQNLNLNADLGGNDHQASEFLNLNKSSGSVSEHIQLAGSSNSFLPPSGSGGYLVQENDDRPNCSLDGRRASCKRKALEGSVGQSSMDGSANYLQRTESSLWHVDSGRYNEGTSLSISSPPEQSNPRHCARASDTVSGSMVTGSAEGSRRNFRLRINPPNQQEPTPLTLPSTGNAVRYSSTSTSQQSSRLIPVDHSLDLRSASASDTAIFQSQSTVIRVPPMLQNVQPFGWNESSSSRAITSANAFVSNDRNTVRLGGVSSRSRARNIQEHPLFVPATELRSRNQTTRNLTDVHTNIPGNVRSTATASSSSGVHRLPAPHWGPHPHPHPASRNTRLLPEYVCQSLFSSVAADSGGQNNSLLHSAAPSSDERALPSGAVNHGHHRLNSRSMSWMERQGDGALGIPYPLRTLASAGEGRSRLVVSEIRNVLDLMRRGENIRFEDVMLLNQSVIFGGADLHDRHRDMRLDVDNMSYEELLALEERIGDVSTGLSEEITLNQLKQRKFSPAVGIQQENEPCCVCQEEYNGGEDIGTLDCGHDFHAECIKEWLKHKNLCPICKTTGLAK, from the exons ATGCAAGAGCAAAGGGAAAGGGGTACTATTGGTTCCTTGCCAGAAATTCTGGAATTCAGCCATGGATCTACATCAGGTAATCCTGTTGTAAACCAGCCAATTTGCTGGAATAATATACCGAGTCCTGTTGGAAATCGTATGCCAAACTATATGCTAGCACCTAATTCGGATGTTGCATATGTGAGTGCTATTAATCAAGAACGACAAAACTTGAGTGGATGGAGCTTAGGTGAACCAAATTTCAGTGGCTCACAAAATGAGGTCAGTCGTGGTGTGCAGAAAAGGGAAAATGAATTGTCATCTTCAGCTACTGCTCATGGTGGGACTGTTCTAAGGTCGGCAGAATGGCAATGTGATCCACCTAATGTTCTTTCTCTGGGAAGTGTCAATATGAACCCTCTGTTTTTGCGCAGTTCCAATTCTGATGGACTTCCGCAGAATCTCAACTTAAATGCAGATTTGGGTGGTAATGATCATCAGGCTTCAGAATTTCTCAATCTAAATAAGTCTAGCGGATCAGTAAGTGAGCATATTCAACTTGCTGGCAGTTCCAATTCATTTCTGCCTCCCTCAGGAAGTGGTGGATATTTGGTTCAAGAAAATGATGACAGACCTAACTGTTCATTGGATGGTCGCCGTGCTTCCTGCAAAAGGAAGGCTCTTGAAGGAAGTGTTGGGCAGTCCTCTATGGATGGAAGTGCTAACTACCTTCAGCGTACAGAAAGCAGTTTATGGCATGTCGATTCCGGTCGCTATAATGAGGGAACCAGTTTGAGTATTTCTTCTCCTCCAGAACAATCAAACCCAAGACATTGTGCAAGAGCTTCTGACACTgtttctggttcaatggtgaCAGGAAGTGCTGAAGGCTCCCGCAGAAATTTCCGTCTCAGGATCAACCCTCCAAATCAGCAGGAACCTACCCCCCTCACATTACCTTCAAcagggaatgctgtgaggtatTCAAGTACTTCAACTTCCCAGCAATCTTCTAGACTTATTCCAGTTGATCACTCTTTGGACTTGAGGTCAGCTTCAGCCTCCGATACTGCTATCTTTCAGAGCCAGTCTACTGTAATCCGAGTTCCACCTATGCTGCAAAATGTGCAACCATTTGGGTGGAATGAAAGCTCCAGCTCTAGAGCAATTACTTCAGCAAATGCTTTTGTTTCCAACGATAGGAACACTGTTCGACTTGGGGGAGTGAGCTCAAGGAGTAGAGCCAGAAACATCCAGGAACATCCTTTGTTTGTTCCAGCAACTGAGTTGAGGAGTAGAAACCAAACAACTAGAAATTTAACTGATGTACATACAAATATTCCTGGTAATGTTCGTTCTACAGCTACGGCTAGCTCAAGTTCAGGTGTCCATCGGTTACCTGCTCCTCACTGGGGACctcatccccatccccatccagCTTCGAGAAATACAAGATTATTGCCAGAATATGTTTGTCAATCATTATTTTCTTCCGTAGCTGCTGACTCGGGAGGCCAAAATAACTCTTTACTACATTCTGCTGCCCCTTCCTCAGATGAGAGGGCACTTCCATCTGGGGCTGTTAACCATGGGCACCATCGCTTGAACTCAAGGTCAATGTCATGGATGGAGAGACAAGGTGATGGTGCACTTGGAATTCCCTATCCATTGCGTACTTTGGCTTCTGCCGGTGAAGGAAGAAGCAGGCTTGTTGTATCCGAG ATTCGAAATGTCTTGGATCTTATGCGCAGAGGCGAGAACATACGATTTGAG GATGTCATGCTTCTTAACCAATCGGTAATTTTTGGGGGTGCTGATCTCCATGATAGGCACAGGGATATGCGGCTTGATGTTGACAATATGTCCTATGAG GAATTATTAGCACTGGAGGAGCGCATTGGCGATGTGAGTACTGGACTGAGTGAAGAAATCACACTGAACCAACTGAAACAGCGCAAATTTTCTCCTGCTGTAGGTATTCAGCAGGAGAACGAGCCATGCTGCGTTTGCCAG GAGGAGTATAATGGCGGAGAAGATATTGGAACGTTGGATTGTGGACATGATTTTCATGCTGAATGTATCAAAGAGTGGCTGAAGCACAAGAATTTGTGCCCCATATGCAAAACAACGGGGCTGGCTAAATAA